GTCGCCCAAACAGTATCCTGCTGCATGCGCGTGGCGAACCTGGAACAGCTCCTGGACACTCTGGACCAGCTGTTCGATGACGGCTCGGACTGGACCAGGCGTGACGCGTATGACCACTGGGCCCAGATTTTCAGCCGCCCGGATCACCCACTCAATTCTGATTTCCCGGACGTCAATCTGGTGGACTGGAGCCGGAGTGGGCTTCTGCCTGGAGGCGCGGGGCACAGTGCTCTGGATATCGGCTGCGGCCTTGGCCGGAACACCCGCTGGTTCGCGGGGCAGGGCTATCGGGCAGTCGGAATCGATATCTCACCTTTTGCGGTGACCGGGGCCCGGGAACGGTCGGCTGACTCGGACGCTACATATATGGAATGCGACGTCCTACGTGAAGGGATTCCGGGCGGGCCGTATGACGTGGTGTATGACTCTGGCTGCTTTCATCACCTCGCGCCCCACCGCAGACTCTCCTATTTCAGTGCTCTGGCCGCCTGTCTGAAACCCGGTGGGAGGTTTGGGATCTGCACGTTCGCACCGGGCAAGATGGGTTCCGACGGGGACGACCTCACGCTGTTACGGCAGGGCAGCCTTGAAGGCGGAATCGCCTACGGCCCTGAGGATCTGCGAGCCCTGTTCTCCTGGTTGGAACTGCTGGACTCAGGGCCTCTGCGCCTGCCGGAACAGGCAACGGAGGCTGTGTTTTCAATGGAGTTTCTGAATGCTGCCCTGTTTCGCCGTTCAGCGAAAGCGTGAACAGGGTGCTTTGAGACAAAAGCTGGCTTTACAGCCTTATCTAAAATGGATGGGTAGAGTCGCCCATCACGTCCCGTAAAGAACTTGCACCAAGGGGAGTTACTTCTTTGACTTCGGTGGCAGGTACTGCTGAGCGCCCCCCGCATTCTCGTAGGCCGCGCGCACTTCTTTCTCGGCGGTCCTGGGATAACTCGTGTCGTCGCCAGGCAGCGTGCGGGCATACACTTCCAGAGCGTCGCTGTAGCCGTCCTTGTCCGCGTCACCTTCCGAGGCCAGCAGGCCATGCAGAATCACGGGAAACTTCGAGTGCTTCCCGGCCTGCGCGTCGGCCCGGAAGGCGGCGCGAATGGCTTCTCCGAACGGATTCCAGGGCGCGCCGCCTGTCACCCTGATGTGGCAGTAGGTGCAGGGCACCACCCGGCGGTCCAGGTCCCACAGCGGGTTGTCGCGGTCGTACCGGAACTGCTGCGCCGCCTGCTTGCGGTAGGTGGGCAGGGCCAGGGCGGCGGGAACGCTCAGCAGGGTCAGCCCAGCCAGCGCCGCCCCCAGCAGCCTCACGCGGTCCCCTTTCATGCGACCCACTGCGGCCCCGTAAAGCTGCCGCCCAGAATTGTGCGGGCATCCAGGCCCAGCCATTTCGTCAGGGCGCCCTCGTAGACCCCACGGAAATCCTGCTTGTAGCGGATATCGCCGTCGCTGAGGTTCTCCAGGTCCGGACTGTCGCCGTGAATGCCGCCGCGCACACCCTTGCCCAGCGCGAACATCACGCTGCCCTTGCCGTGATCGGTGCCGGCGCTGTCGTTTTCCGCAACCCGGCGCCCGAATTCGGAAAAGCCCATGACAATGACCCCATCGGCCAGGCCCTGCCGTTCCAGGTCAGCCTGAAACGCCGCCAGACCTCCGGCCAGGGTGCCCAGCAGCTCGTCCTGATCGGCGCGCTGGCCGGCGTGGGTGTCGAAGCCGCCGAGTGATACGTACAGCACCCGCTGGCCCACACCCGCGGCGATCAGGCGGGCCGCGTCACGCAGCTGGGTAGCAAAGCGGCCCTCGGGGTAGGTGGCGCCGGCCTTGTATTTTCTGGCGTTTTCCTGCACGCGGGCAGTGTTGGTCAGCATCTGGCGGGTCGCCCGTGACAGGTACTCGGCTTCACCACGGCGCG
This DNA window, taken from Deinococcus malanensis, encodes the following:
- a CDS encoding class I SAM-dependent methyltransferase; translated protein: MRVANLEQLLDTLDQLFDDGSDWTRRDAYDHWAQIFSRPDHPLNSDFPDVNLVDWSRSGLLPGGAGHSALDIGCGLGRNTRWFAGQGYRAVGIDISPFAVTGARERSADSDATYMECDVLREGIPGGPYDVVYDSGCFHHLAPHRRLSYFSALAACLKPGGRFGICTFAPGKMGSDGDDLTLLRQGSLEGGIAYGPEDLRALFSWLELLDSGPLRLPEQATEAVFSMEFLNAALFRRSAKA
- a CDS encoding DUF1501 domain-containing protein, translated to MTTRRDFLKYSALAVAATSGMPGFLARAAAQAQGNGTKTLVVIQLTGGNDGLNTLIPYSNGAYYAARPTIAIPKKDVLTLTPDLGMHPALKPLMPLWDAGRFAWMENVGYPNPNRSHFASMAIWHTADPTQAQGDGWIGRLAEKIGDPFCASNVGGTTPQALRASEFSLPSIDTVDGFQVKLPQGLEGAFENMLNAPRRGEAEYLSRATRQMLTNTARVQENARKYKAGATYPEGRFATQLRDAARLIAAGVGQRVLYVSLGGFDTHAGQRADQDELLGTLAGGLAAFQADLERQGLADGVIVMGFSEFGRRVAENDSAGTDHGKGSVMFALGKGVRGGIHGDSPDLENLSDGDIRYKQDFRGVYEGALTKWLGLDARTILGGSFTGPQWVA